The proteins below are encoded in one region of Styela clava chromosome 4, kaStyClav1.hap1.2, whole genome shotgun sequence:
- the LOC120327252 gene encoding uncharacterized protein LOC120327252, with the protein MYVANSAIKLSSATLFLMRSEGVPRDVVAALYADTVTGAEWLMAFKDGKLDTTRLLEIISKNNHVSIDPFFGLLAAGKSPWKWYLKELEKSTGKDMTFVDLFLSSNFKSVLKHLIALTYVKQNHTEIPIGVVNNILSGNKHIGAYLIDHFVNILIPYNSENSSFRDAFYRALYSKNIHDAIYWAYLVSLYDKYPQDSFYPNNTSKFVSLINQAKTFPGRISRTVFDDAALDTKFNKGKSFTEIFGKKAKDYVCKQHPQYLFVKCQNLKTRTIVTPKQCLNAGCCVTQVGPQKRRICHENYLGNIGMKMAFSNETATDLQNFFNFAQANFIPWVPNNKLPRVFLNFRSSPNANSFINFYPTVMPIDSHPIFRPNYTWKPHGPTVFPFPARPPKKLLAPTDMSLIQHEPDGGGPPGLTAGIFKPSCSVSPVDRYQCIDNSVALARGGREDCLAKGCCYVPDWRNLTIPACFRRLEYGQCYNVTENEREECGYPGINKTECLKNRQCCYDSTISVQGTYDRIPWCYYKKRSPVVEKERCSRSLPHVRRQGCFRNHNLNFVISRESCEAVEGCCYQDVKLRWFDRVIGRQVKPPPCYIGRQTDLTPRDILPRPPRPRRQCQYKNVLQPHQRVDCNPKLKLNWFACLRQGCCFEALPSFPRFPWCFKKSLL; encoded by the exons ATGTACGTTG caAATTCTGCAATAAAGTTATCATCGGCAACTCTTTTTCTCATGCGAAGCGAAGGAGTTCCCAGAGATGTCGTTGCAGCGTTGTACGCAGATA ctgttaCCGGAGCAGAATGGTTGATGGCGTTTAAAGATGGAAAACTCGATACAACAAGACTATTGGAAATTATATCAA AAAACAATCATGTTTCAATTGATCCGTTTTTTGGATTGCTAGCTGCCGGAAAAAGCCCGTGGAAGTGGTATTTGAAAGAACTCGAGAAAAGTACAG gaAAAGATATGACATTCGTTGatctttttctaagttcgaatTTCAAATCGGTTCTGAAGCATCTTATTGCACTTACATACG TGAAGCAAAATCACACGGAGATTCCAATTGGCGTCgtcaacaatattttatctgGAAACAAACATATCGGTGCATATTTGATTGATCATTTTGTCAACATCCTGATTCCCTACAATTCCGAAA ACAGTTCATTCAGAGATGCGTTCTACCGAGCTCTTTATTCAAAGAATATTCACGATGCAATCTACTGGGCTTATCTCGTATCTTTATATGACAAATATC CACAAGATTCATTCTATCccaacaatacttcaaaatTTGTTTCACTGATCAATCAAGCAAAAACTTTCCCAGGAAGGATTTCAAGAACAGTTTTTGATGACGCAGCCTTGgatacaaaatttaataaagGAAAAAGTTTCACtgaaatatttggaaaaaaggCTAAAG ACTATGTTTGCAAACAACATCCACAATATTTATTCGTTAAATGCCAGAATTTGAAAACCAGAACTATAGTTACGCCAAAGCAATGTTTGAATGCAGGATGTTGCGTGACGCAAGTTGGACCCCAAAAAAGAAGAATTTGTCATGAAAATTATCTCGGAAATATTG gaatGAAGATGGCCTTTTCAAACGAAACTGCTACAGATCTCCAAAACTTCTTCAATTTTGCACAAGCAAATTTTATACCAT gggTGCCTAACAACAAATTACCAAGAGTCTTTCTAAACTTTCGTTCTAGCCCAAACGCGAATTCGTTCATCAACTTTTATCCTACTGTGATG cCAATTGATTCCCATCCAATATTTCGCCCTAATTACACTTGGAAACCACACGGACCTACAGTATTCCCGTTTCCCGCGAGACCACCAAAGA AACTGCTGGCTCCCACTGATATGTCTCTGATTCAGCACGAACCTGATGGAGGTGGACCTCCTGGATTAACTG CTGGGATTTTCAAACCTTCCTGCAGTGTGTCACCGGTTGATAGATATCAGTGTATCGACAACTCCGTTGCATTAGCCCGAGGAGGTCGAGAAGATTGTTTGGCTAAGGGATGTTGTTATGTTCCTGATTGGAGGAATCTTACTATTCCCGCTTGCTTTCGACGACTGGAATATG gGCAATGCTACAACGTAACTGAAAATGAAAGAGAAGAATGTGGTTATCCAG GTATCAATAAAACGGAATGCTTGAAAAACAGACAATGTTGTTACGACAGCACGATCTCCGTGCAAGGAACTTATGACAGAATTCCGTGGTGTTACTATAAAAAGA GATCACCAGTCGTTGAAAAAGAAAGATGTTCTCGTTCTCTTCCACATGTACGGAGACAAGGATGCTTTCGGAATC ACAACTTAAATTTTGTGATATCGAGGGAATCATGTGAGGCCGTCGAAGGATGTTGTTACCAAGATGTTAAACTCAGATGGTTTGATCGAGTTATCGGCAGACAAGTAAAACCCCCACCGTGTTACATAGGACGCC AAACCGACCTTACTCCCAGAGATATTCTACCAC GGCCACCACGACCAAGGCGACAATGTCAGTACAAAAATGTTCTTCAGCCTCATCAGAGAGTTGATTGCAACCCAAAGCTGAAACTGAACTGGTTTGCTTGCTTAAGGCAGGGGTGCTGTTTTGAAGCGCTTCCTTCATTTCCTCGATTTCCATGGTGCTTTAAGAAAT CACTTTTGTGA